The nucleotide window ACGTCATCGCCCGCGCCGATGGGGAGGGGGAGCCGCTTCTACTCTGCGCCCACATGGACACCGTGGAGCCCACCGAGGACCTGGTGATCGTGGAGGAGGACGGCTGCTTCCGCAGCGATGGCACTACCATCCTGGGTGCGGACGACAAGGCCGGCATCGCGACCATCCTGGAGGCCATCAAGCGCGCCGGGCCCAGGCCACCGCTGGACATCGTGTTTACGGTGCACGAAGAAGGCGGGCTCCTGGGTGCCAAGGCCCTCAATCTGGCGGAGCTGCGGGCCCGGCGAGGATTGGTGCTGGACGCAGGGGGCTCCGTGGGCAGCGTAGTGACGGCAGCTCCCTCGCAGGTGAAGTTGGCGGCGCGGATCCATGGGGTGGCTGCGCACGCTGGGTCGGCTCCGGAGCGGGGAGTGAACGCCATCGTGCTGGCGGCTCGGGGCATCACGGCCATGAGGCTCGGTCGCTTGGACGATGAGACCACGGCCAACATCGGGATCATAAGAGGCGGGCAGGCCACTAACGTGGTGCCGGACTTGGTCGAGTTGCGGGGAGAGGCTCGCAGCCACTCGGAGGAGAAGCTGCAACGACAGGTAGCTGCCATGAAGGGGGCGCTGGAACAGGCGGCCACTGAAGGCGGAGGGCGGGCGGAGGTGGAGGTGCAGCGGTCCTACTCCGGCTTCTCCATTCCTGAGGATGATCCGCTCGTCACCACGTTCCTACGGGTGGCTGAGAGGATGGGACTAGAGGCGGCTACCGTCAAAGGCGGTGGCGGAAGCGATGCCAATGTCTTCAACGCGCAGGGCATGGTGTGCGTGAACGTGAGCGTGGGCATGGGCAACTCACACGCCAAGGACGAGTACATCCGGGTGGATGACCTGGAGCAAGCCACGGGACTTCTGACAGAGCTGCTACGGGCGCTGAGCCGGCTACCGGAGAGGGACAGCCAATAGCGGGCGGCTCCGTCGCCGCCCGGCCGAAGCCGCGCGACGAGACTGCGGACGGGACGGTGGTCCACTATCTGAGGATCTACGGCCTGCTGATCATCGCATTCCACCTGGCATCGCCGTGGCTAGACGTGGAGCACGCCTGGGGGGCGGGCGGGTTTGCTTTTCTCCCTGGCCCGGTCAGGATTGGTGTGGCTGCGGTGGCGGTCCTTTCCCTGAGTCCGCTGGCCGGGGCAGCGTGGCGCCAGGTCGAAGGGCTGGGGCGCCGGCTGCTGAGGATCCAGGACAGGTTGGCCGGCAGCCCTGGCAGTCGGTTGCGGCTCCGGGTCTGCGCAGCGGTTATGTTCTTCCCTCTGTTCTGGGTGGCGCGTCTGCAGCATCTGCGCTGGGGCGACGCCTACATCTTCGCTCACGCCATCTCACATCCCGAGGTCCGCCTGACCTACAACTGGCAGTCGCCCCTCGACCTCTTCCTGCACGCCAAGCTCTGGAGTCTCCTGAATGCGGCCTGGGGCTGGGACGTGGAGCACACCTACGCTCTGATCTCTTGCCTGGCCGGGGTGGCCTACGTCTACCTACTCCTCGAGTCCCTTCCCTACTGGGGTGAAACCTCGTCCGAGAAGGCCACGGCCCTGACGTTCTTCCTGACCCTGGGTAGTCTGCAGCTCTTCTTCG belongs to Anaerolineae bacterium and includes:
- a CDS encoding M20/M25/M40 family metallo-hydrolase; protein product: MCAPGRERLLETFRELLRISSPSGKEEALARHLVAELEMMGLEVRRDGAGNVIARADGEGEPLLLCAHMDTVEPTEDLVIVEEDGCFRSDGTTILGADDKAGIATILEAIKRAGPRPPLDIVFTVHEEGGLLGAKALNLAELRARRGLVLDAGGSVGSVVTAAPSQVKLAARIHGVAAHAGSAPERGVNAIVLAARGITAMRLGRLDDETTANIGIIRGGQATNVVPDLVELRGEARSHSEEKLQRQVAAMKGALEQAATEGGGRAEVEVQRSYSGFSIPEDDPLVTTFLRVAERMGLEAATVKGGGGSDANVFNAQGMVCVNVSVGMGNSHAKDEYIRVDDLEQATGLLTELLRALSRLPERDSQ